In Elephas maximus indicus isolate mEleMax1 chromosome 4, mEleMax1 primary haplotype, whole genome shotgun sequence, a genomic segment contains:
- the C1S gene encoding complement C1s subcomponent, translating to MWCIVLFSLLAWVYAEPTMYGEILSPNYPQAYPNEIEKSWDIEVPEGYGIHLYFTHLDIELSENCAYDSVQIMSGDLQEGILCGQRTSKNRNSPIVEEFQVPYNKLQVIFKSDFSNEERFTGFAAYYVAVDINECTDFADAPCSHFCNNFIGGYFCSCPPEYFLHDDTKTCGVNCSGDVFTTLIGEIASPNYPSPYPENSRCEYQILLEEGFQVVVTVRREDFDVEPADSDGNCPDSLVFVAGDRQFGPYCGSGFPGPLNIETKSNALNIIFRTDQEGQKKGWKLRYHGDPIPCPKEFIANSAWEPEKAKYVFKDIVKITCLDGFEVVEGNIGSTSFYSTCQSNGKWSNSKLKCQPVDCGTPEPIRNGKAKNPGGTLFGSVTHYICEEPYYHMENEGSGEYHCSGNGSWVNAVLGTELPKCVPVCGVPSQTFAGTQRIFGGSEAKIENFPWQVFFSNPRAGGALIDEHWVLTAAHVVEGNQAPIMYVGSTSVRTTVLENAQMLTAERVIIHPGWEFLDDPEKRKNFDNDIALVLLKDPVKMGPTVSPICLPGTTPEYSPSVGDLGLISGWGRTEVKNHVIRLRGARLPITSLAKCQEVKRKDSKVDIGKYIFTDNMICAGGEKGVDSCEGDSGGAFAMQDPNKENPKFYVAGLISWGPQCGTYGIYTKVKNYVDWIMKTMQENSVPSMD from the exons ATGTG gtgcATTGTCCTGTTTTCCCTTTTGGCATGGGTTTATGCTGAGCCTACCATGTATGGGGAGATCCTGTCTCCTAACTATCCTCAGGCATATCCCAATGAGATAGAGAAATCTTGGGATATAGAAGTTCCTGAAGGGTACGGGATTCATCTCTACTTCACCCATCTGGACATAGAGCTCTCAGAGAACTGTGCATATGACTCAGTGCAG ATAATGTCAGGAGACCTTCAAGAAGGGATACTCTGTGGACAGAGGACCAGCAAGAATCGCAACTCCCCAATTGTGGAAGAGTTCCAAGTCCCATACAATAAACTCCAGGTGATCTTTAAATCAGACTTCTCCAATGAAGAGCGTTTCACTGGATTTGCTGCATACTATGTTGCCGTAG ATATAAATGAGTGCACAGATTTTGCAGATGCCCCTTGTAGCCACTTCTGCAACAACTTCATTGGTGGTTACTTCTGCTCCTGCCCTCCGGAATACTTCCTCCATGATGACACGAAAACTTGTGGAG tcAATTGCAGTGGGGACGTATTCACTACACTGATTGGGGAGATTGCAAGTCCCAATTATCCCAGTCCATACCCAGAGAACTCAAGGTGTGAATACCAGATTTTGTTGGAGGAGGGGTTCCAAGTGGTGGTGACTGTGCGGAGAGAAGATTTTGATGTGGAGCCAGCGGATTCAGACGGGAACTGTCCCGACAGTTTGGTT TTTGTTGCAGGAGATCGGCAGTTTGGTCCTTACTGTGGTAGTGGATTCCCTGGGCCACTAAATATTGAAACGAAGAGTAATGCTCTTAATATCATCTTCCGAACTGACCAAGAAGGGCAAAAAAAGGGCTGGAAACTTCGTTACCATGGAGATC CAATCCCCTGTCCTAAAGAATTCATTGCCAATTCTGCCTGGGAGCCTGAGAAGGCAAAATATGTGTTTAAAGATATAGTGAAGATAACCtgtctggatgggtttgaagttGTGGAG GGAAATATTGGCTCAACCTCTTTCTATTCTACCTGTCAAAGCAATGGAAAGTGGAGTAATTCGAAACTGAAATGTCAAC CTGTGGACTGTGGTACTCCTGAACCCATTCGGAATGGTAAAGCCAAAAATCCAGGAGGTACTTTATTTGGTTCCGTCACTCACTATATTTGTGAGGAGCCATATTACCACATGGAAAATGAAGGAAGTG GGGAGTATCACTGCAGTGGTAATGGAAGCTGGGTGAATGCGGTGCTGGGCACAGAGCTGCCGAAATGTGTTCCAG tcTGCGGAGTCCCCAGTCAGACCTTTGCGGGAACACAGAGAATATTTGGAGGATCCGAAGCAAAGATTGAAAATTTCCCCTGGCAAGTTTTCTTCTCGAACCCACGGGCTGGTGGGGCTCTCATTGACGAGCACTGGGTGCTGACAGCTGCCCATGTCGTGGAGGGAAACCAGGCCCCCATAATGTATGTTGGCTCCACATCAGTGCGCACCACAGTTCTAGAAAATGCCCAGATGCTCACTGCTGAGCGTGTGATTATTCATCCTGGCTGGGAATTCCTGGATGACCCAGAAAAGCGAAAGAATTTTGACAATGACATTGCCTTAGTGCTGCTGAAAGACCCAGTGAAAATGGGACCCACTGTCTCTCCCATCTGTCTGCCAGGCACTACCCCAGAATATAGCCCCTCAGTGGGAGACCTGGGACTGATCTCAGGCTGGGGCCGAACAGAGGTAAAAAATCATGTTATCCGACTCCGAGGGGCAAGGTTACCCATAACTTCCTTAGCAAAGTGCCAGGAGGTGAAGCGGAAAGATTCCAAAGTGGATATAGGGAAGTACATTTTCACTGATAACATGATCTGTGCTGGAGGTGAGAAGGGGGTTGATAGCTGTGAAGGGGACAGTGGTGGGGCCTTTGCTATGCAAGACCCCAATAAAGAGAACCCCAAATTCTATGTAGCTGGCCTGATATCCTGGGGCCCCCAGTGTGGGACTTACGGGATCTACACAAAGGTGAAGAACTACGTTGATTGGATAATGAAGACTATGCAGGAAAATAGCGTCCCCAGTATGGACTAA